Part of the Vallitalea okinawensis genome, CCCTTCTTCCTGGCGGTGCTTACACCCGGTGAAGCGATGTGTGCAGCGAACGGAAATATTTTGTTAGGCTATAAAATTAATGGAAATTCCCAACACACCATTAAACTTATTAAATCATATTCTATATGTGCAAATTAATTTTTCACCTTACTGTTGAGTTACCGTTGATATAAATTCTAATATTCTATCACAATACTCTTTGTCTTGTTCCATATTGATGAAATCGCAATCTTTAATTATAAAGTGTTCCCAAGAATCTCTTAACCACCATTCACAATTGCTTGATGCTACTTTTAACAAACGATGCATATTCTCTGCTTGTACTTCAGAATCACCAGTACATGCAATTAGAAGAGCCGGTCTATTGTCCATATTCCCTATTTGATTAATTGGTCTCATATCTTTAAACTCATCACCAAAAACTAATGTGAGATAAAAACTTGTTATGAGTTTCTCAATTTCACAAATGAAAGATGGAATATTATATTCTATCATTGTGTCATAGACCACATCTTCAAAACTTGAGTAAGCAGACATAGCAATAAGACCATCTATATCTTTTAACGAACCAAAGGAATTAATTGCCACAGCACCGCCCATAGATACTCCATGAACAATAATTGGTAGATTATCATACTTTTCTTGTCCTTTAATATAATCAACTACTGCTTTAGTATCCAATACCTCTTTATAACCTAAACAAACCTCTTCCCCTTCACTATTTCCATGTCCTCTTACTTCTAGTAGTATAGATGCATAACCCTCATCTTTCATCCATTTAGAATGCCCATAGAAATAAGTAACTGATGGTTGTCTAATTCCTGTTAAGTAAATAATAATCCCCTTTGGATTAGGAGTTAAAACTTCTGATACCCATACCTTCAGCCCATCATCAGTTGTTAATTTCATCTCATTAACATTTAAGCCAAAGTCATTTGCATCATATATATGTTGTAATGGATTTTCAGATAAGTTTCCTTCATAGGTAACTTTTTGTTTTGATTGACTAATAATTATTATAGGTATTATAAATAACACAATTATTGATAAAACCAATATACCAATAAATACATTTTTTATTCTCTCGATCCGTATCTTGCAAAATATTGTAGCATTCAAGTTATTTTTCATTATTCTGTGTCCCTTTCATTATTCCCCTGTTATTTAATTACATTAAAAAACTTATATAAATTTATGTATATAGTAATTAAATCTTTCGCCTAACGTTACGTGTTGCCGACGTAACTCAGCATTAGAGCGGAGGAGCTCATATCACGCATGTGACTAATGTGCCGAGTGTCGCGATGCGCTTAGGTTGAGGAATGTGTGAGGGCATGACCTATTAGGAATCCCTCTTGGAAAACTCAAGAGGATTTATGACCCCGCCCGATCCTTGCGACAATATGTTCTTATAGGATGTTGTTAATTTCTCCAAATCTGCATGAGCACTTTTTTAAATGCCTATACACATTCTATCATTTAAAATCTAAGTTAAATCATTTTTATCTCAGTGTACATAATTAGAAAATTCACCTACATAAAATAATAGTAACACTGATCTGATCTCGAATTTAAAGCCACATTTATCAGATATGTTTTTTACTCGACAAACATAAAAGCAATATATTTCTTACCTTCAACTTCGCCTTATCTTTCATCTACAATAACTGCTACCTTGAATTATCTATCGCAATAATTCCAAACAATTCAATGGTACCCATCCTTGGATGGATTTATCGCTATTTTTGACTCCCTATACCCAACCATTTAGATTTTTTTCACCCTGAATAATGTCACCAATAACTACATCAAATTCGTGTGCATTATAATCTTCTAACATAATACCATTCTCATCTATAATTTGTTTAGGAATCCATCCACTATTCTAACCAGTATTACAGTATATCCAATTCGGCCAATCTCCTGCTGGATTAGACTCTTCGATAGGTGTTATAATATCTCCACGAAAAACTTTAACTGGTTTTCTTTTTTCAGCTTTTCTATCTGCTACTACTCTATAATTCATAGTCTTCTCCCCTGTCAATCCTATTTCACACCTTTGTGCAATTAACCTAATAATTTTAATCTCTAATGTCCTGTACTAATTATAATGTATTTACTCCAAAGTTCTTCTCTAAAATGGATAAATTAATATCCTATAACGTTCTGTGTTCCAGACGTTCCTGAACCGGACCTCATAGTCCTTCTCCTTGGTGCGCTTGCGCCGGTGAAGGAATGTATGAGGGCAATACCCAAGAGGTTTTTTGACACTCGCCCGAATGAATGTGAACACTTTGTTATGTGATGATGCATGCCGAAACTGTCGTTACCATAAAACCAATCTCTTAAGTTATAAATGTAGTTTATTAGTTACGTAAAAGATTTAATATAATTCTTTTGGTCTTTTGTATAAATATACCCCTGTCGTTCGTAGAACCTATGTGCATCTATTCTACTTGGGTGTGTTAGAAGTTTAATACCAGAAAACTTATTACTTTTTGCCCAACATTCAAGGCTATCAATCAAAATACTGCCAATACCCTTATTTCTATACTTTTCTTTCACAATAAACCCTAAAATATTTATTAAAGAATCTGAGAACAGCAACTCATATGGACTTCCATGAATATATCCTATTACTTCACCGTTTAGCTCACTAACGAAAATTATATCTTTTGTATTGCTCAGAATTAATTCAATCCGTTTTTGTACTTTGTCTTCATGATACAAATTATATTTCGGGTTGAATTCTTTATTTAACAAATAAATATCCTTGTAATCCGTAGCTTTGATTTCTCTAATATTAATTTCTTTCATTTTAATCTCCTTAACTCGTAACATTAAAATATTATATAGTAATAATATAAGTTTTTTGATCCTAACATGCACTTTTACATAACGTTTCGCATCTGCGACGTTCCTGAACCAGACTCTAAATGAATACCGTCTTGGCGTGCTTGCACCGGTGAAGGAATGTGGTGAGCCAGACCCGTTAGGAATCCATCGCAGGGTTGACCTAGGGGAATACCCTGCGAACCCTTGCGAAGATGCATTGTTAGATAAAGTTCTCCAATAAGCTATCATGCTATTCTCCATAGTAATTCAAGTCCCACCATCTGAAAAATTCATCATAGATCTCTCCTGAAAACTCTTCAGTAACTAAAGTATCCTTATTGAATACTTCTACTAATTCTCCATCTATAAAGTCTTCTACTCTCAAAGTATGTAAATGTTCCCCATATTCGTTTTCAAATGGATAACCGATATCAAAATATCTTATGCTAGTAAGTTTCGAGTCTATATATTTATAGTATCTCGTTTCGCTGGAAACTGCACTGTCTCTCCAAAACGCACTAACTATTTTAGTTTCTTCATAGAATTGTGGTATCGAAAGCTCATTTAGCTCATATGATTCAACAAAACTTTCAGTTTGAATATCCCATATCCAAAATCTGCAATAATAATTGGCATTTCCTCTGTTATCAATATAATAGAAATCTAAATTTCCATCAAAATTTGCATCGACTATAGTCAAATCTCAAAACAATGTACCCAAAGTCGTATCTTCAATTACTTGAACTGGAGTTTTTTTTCGGATTTGCGACTTTTCCCCTTTAGAAGGAGGTGCTCATGCCCTGCAAAGGGTTAATGCGCCGACTGTCGCGACTGCGATTAGGTTGGGGTATGTGTGAGGGTATGTCTCATTAGGCTTTATGACCCCCGCCCAAACCTTGCGCAAATGTTTTGTTAGATGATGTAGCAATACATGACCCTAGTAGTATTTATTATTTAAGTACTCAGTATCATTAAATATTCAGGTATTTCAATATCAAAATATTTCTTTAATACATACAAATCTAGTTCAATACCATCATTACCTACTAAAATCTCAGGTATATTAAACTCACCCTTCACTTCATCCATTGATAATCCCCCATTGATGAAAAAATCAAATGGTGAGTAATTTTGAATTGCTGAATATATATTTGCAACAGACTTATGTAAATCGAGATGTATCCTTGGTCTCCATGTCACTGATCTCCCTATTTGATAAAATTTCCTTGGCACAGCACCTACAAATAACTTCACATTATTAGAGTATTTGGCATTAAGTCGCTTACTAGCCACTGGAATTGCTATTCTCAGATCATACATATTGAAGCATTTGGGTATGTAATGAGTCTCATCTCCAACTGTTATTGGTTCCACCTCTTCAAAGTCTAAATCAATTAACTTAACCTTATATTTCTTGACTATTTCTCTTAATCCAATTTCATTGACATTTTGTTCTAAGTATCCATCTGCGCTCTCTGCAATAGTACACTTAACATTATGTTTTGATAAATAAGTTATTATCATTAATATTAGCTCTGTACTTGTCCTTGGATGATTTTTAATAGGAGGTCTTGCCAGATTTACTTATATAATTGCTGTACTTGCATTTTCACATGATTGTTTTATCCCCATCCTATCAAATAACTTGAAGACTTCATCTACATCTAGTCTTGTGGAAAGAAACATTACCAATCCCCCCTAATTCATTAAATATATAACTTCACGGAGATACGACCCATGAGATTATGATCCTACCCGAACCTTGTGGAAACATTTTGTTATGTGAAGTCATGCAAAAATTAACTCCCTGCAATTAGTAACTTGTTTTTCCATGTAAATCATTGCTTCAACAAGATTTAAATGCCATAAGGGAATGTGAAATGATACCAATTTTCTTTAATTTGTGTTATGAAGTTATCATCCAAAATGATAGGATCTTTAATCTCTTTTACATCAACAATATAAATAAGTGCATCTTCAGATATCATACATCTAATACTACTATTAGTTACTTCTATTCTATCAACATGGTAATTATCTAAAATACTAATCACCAATTCTTCTAGATTGTTGTCCTGCCACTCAAAGTTAATTTTATCTAAGTCCATATAGTATTCATATTGATTATTATCAGTTCTTTTTATCACAAAAGAAGCTTCTGGTGAATCATTTATATTAACTTTAATTGCTATCAAATCACTAGAATAAGTACTAATGTCTTTTGATTTATTATCATATAGTTCATTAATCATTGAGCTAACACTACTACCAGTATCCCAGTCTTCTGCAGGTTCACCATTAATATAATCGTTACTACTACAACCTATTAAAAAGCATAAATATAATATAATTATTGAATATAAAATGAATCTCTTCATGCTGTATCTCCCTAAGTTTCTAACTAAAAATTTCACACTAACTCGATACTCGTTATAAAAGGATTTCACATAACGTCTCGAATTTGCGACAATTTCTCAACCTTAGAAAGCTCTTATCTTAGGTTGATGAATGTGTGAGAGCATATCCTATTAGGCTTTTTGACCCTCGCCTGAACCTTGTGCAAATGTATTGTTAGAGGATGTTTGACTACTCACCATTTTACCTGTTTTTCTGGTATCAACACAAAATTGCATGATGTATTTATCGACCTCATCAAATCTACCGATGTCATCTTTCAAATTCCATAACATTATTTCTTTCATCTCTGCATTTTCCTGAAAAGGTGCTATCTTATCTATTTCCTTATAGAATAATGCCTGATATTTAATCTTTTTCTTATTATTATCAAAAATTTTTGCAAGACCTATAAACTCGACTTCATCTATCTTTTGACTAGTCTCTTCTTCTAACTCTCGAATTACACATTCTCTTGCTGTTTCCCCTATTTCGATTGCTCCACCTGGAATCTCCCACTGCTTTCTGTACCTATTAAAACCAATCATGTATTTGTCTTTATACTTTACAACTATTAAACTTCCTGTTAAGGGTGTATAGTTATTATTTTCTAAAATATCTTCTTCAGCTAACATTATAAATCTAACTAGATTGTATCCCCATTCGTTTGTAACTATATACATTTCTCATCACCTCTAATCGATGAATATTTGTAATTCTGACCCAATAGGAATTCTCTGATATGAGTAGGTAAATGTCCGCTAACGTCTCGTGTTTGCGACGTTCCTGAACTGGACCCTAAAGGAATACCGTCTTGGAGGTGCTCGTACCCAGCGAAGGAATGTGGTGCCGACTGGCTCGCCCCCAAGAACTTTACCCTAGGCACCCTTGCGCTAAACATATTGTTAGGCGGTCATTATTCATTATTTACTTTTATTACAACATTTCCTTTTTTATGTCCCTTGTCAACATATCTATGAGCCTCAACAATTTCATTAATGGAATATGTCCTATCCAAAACAGGTTTTAGTTTGTTACCTTCAATCAAGTCTTTTAGGAATAACAAATCTTCTTCTTTTATTTTAGGAAGACGAGAGTTGTTTAGAAAAACACCGTTTCCCTTTAATATTTTTCTGCATTTTGAAGGTTTCGACTTCATCACGGCATCATAAATAATGTCGTACTTATCTTGCTTTTTGGTAAAATCTTCTTTCGTGTAATCAATTATTTTATCAGCTCCTATAGATTTTACCAGTTCGAAATTCTTTGCACTACAAACAGCGGTGACCTCTGCTCCGTAGTATTTGGCCAGTTGTATAGCATATGTTCCAAGACTTCCCGATGCTCCATTTATCAATATCTTCTGGCCTTTCCTAATATTTGCTTTCTGTAGGTTTTTTAACGCTGTTAGTCCTCCAGCCGGAATAGCTGCTGCTTCTCCGTATGATAAATTCTCAGGTTTTAAGGCAACCAGTCCTTTTCTTTCCTGAGTTCCTTCTTTTACTTTTTCAGGCAAACAACGGTATTCAGCATAACCTCCTAAACCAAGCCCCGTCAATGCAAATACCTCATCACCTTTTTTGAATGATCTTACATCTTTACCAACAGATTCGATTATGCCGGATATTTCCATGCCAAGTATTAAATTTTTGTTTGGTTTTAATAGACCAAATATAAATCTTACATAAAATGGATCAACTCTTCTAATACGGGTATCGCCTATATGTGCTGTAGTTGCATATACTTTTATTAAAACCTCATTATCTTTGGGTTTCGGTTTCTCAACTTCTTTAATTTGAAGAACTTCAGGTGATCCGTATTTCGTACATATGACTGCTTTCATTTTGTTACTTCCTCCTTTATTCAGATTATATCTGTCCGGTTTTATAACATTTAAAATTCAATTGAATCATATTCTATCAAATATCTGTATCATCTGCCCTATAAAAACATAATTATTGTTAGATGATGTAATCAAATGGAAGCACTAGACAACCTTCAATGTTACCAGATGTCCTTTATTTTCTCTTCTCCATGAAAATAGTCTACTTGGTTCTCTGTTTCATATAACTCAAAATCAGGAAGAATGTTAACCTTACCTGAATCAGGATAATCACAAACATCCATACCTAAATCTGTTCTAATATCGACATACTTGCAAGGTTCAGTGCCATTATTCTTCAATTGATGAGCTCCGTCTGGACCCATTTCAAAGAAAATCACATCACCTGCCTTAACACTTTGTATTCCTTCAGGTGTTCTCAATAATGCTTCACCTTCAAGGATTTTAACATCTCTTCTGCGTTTCTATGAGAATGATAAGGATACGAGTACTTCCCTGGCTCCAGAATCCTTATGTTGAACTTTAAATTCTTCGACTGAACCCTTTCATTAATGTTAGAAATTGAACTCCAACAATATTCAGGGATTTCTCGTTCTTTACGGAAATATTCTACGTTACTATCACTAAACACCTTTGCCATAACGACCTCCCTCTACCTACAGATTTGCATACTCAAAGACTAATCTGATTATTTCATCTAACGTTCTGTGTTCCCGACGTTCCTGAACCGGACCTCATAGTCCTCCTCCTTAGTGCACTTGCGCCGGTGAAGGAATGTGTAAGAGCATTTCCCAAGAGGTTTCTTGACGCTAGCCCCAATGAACGGTGAACACTTTGTTAGATGATGGAGTGATATCACTCTCTATTGCCCTCTTTAAACACTATATTAAATAAACTGCTATTCATAACTCTGATTTCTACTTACCTTAACATTATATACATGGGCGATAACCGACTTTTTTGTAATTACGTATTATGTTCATAACATGAAAGTTTTATAAATTTCTTCAACTGCCCAAATTTGATGGGGAAGAAAAAGTTTTTCTCTTATTTCATCAATGGTTAGCCAAACAAGAAAATGGTCCGGTTCAGTTGGTTTTGACACAACTTTATTAATTTCCATATAATAAAAGTATCCTATCCCATGAAAACTGGTTTTGGTTTGCTCAATAAAATGATAATAGTCACCCTTGCAAACAAAATTTTTAGGTGTAACACTAAGTCCAGCCTCTTCCAAACACTCTCTTTTTATACATTCGGAGTGTTTTTCATCGCCTTCAATTCCACCTCCAAGTAAAAAGTACCCTTCTTTTCTATTATAAAGGTGTGTCATAGCAACAGGTATTTTTCCGTTTTCATCAAAGCCAACGCCATATGCTCCAACTCGCTCTACATATATTTCATTTAACTTCTTCTGTCCAAATGTTTTTTCTGACATAGCATCTTCATCCTCCACAAAACAAATATGTATTTTATTACTACTTTTAAGTTTCTGTATATTAAAATGTATTAGCATAGTAATCTCTGTGTATCGATGACCCCATAGCAGTTCTCTGAAATGATATCACTCTGTTATCTAACGTCTCAGTATTTCCGACGTTCCAGCACCTTAGAAGGAGTTACTCATGCCCTGATTAAGGGCTAATGCAACGACTGTCGCGACGCGCTTAGGTGGTGGAATGTGTGAGGGTTTACCCTAGAGGAATACCCAACCCAAACGAATGGAAATACATTGTTATGTGTAGTTGGTTTACTCAGCTTCGAAGCTACTACTCAAATCTTATTCCTATTCATATGTATATAAATCTACTTATAAATTAAAATCCTAAATCTTCATCTACAATAAATACTTTCATTCTATTAGATACATATTGTCCTTGTATAACAACTAGATAATTGCATACCCTTTCACTTGAGTTACAATCAATACATTTCTTCAATCTCACACATGGAGGATTATATCCTGCTCGTTTAGCATTTTGGGGTGAAGCTATATTTTTTGTTCTAAAAATTGCTTGTTCCAATGTATTAGTTATCTTATTTTTTCCAACTACAATTATAACATTATCTGGACCATACATTAAGGCAGCCACTCTATTTCCACTATGATCAATATTAACAATGTGACCATCTACAGATATTGCATTGCTTCCTAAAATATACCAATCAGATAATAGTGATTTTTTCTTTAAAGCTGTAACTTCTGATTGATTTTTTGCTTTTGTTTTATCATAAACAATATTTCCTCTACTTCCCAAGTCTTCACTTATACCAATTTTCTTTAAAGTTGCAGAATTTCCTATTCCCACGGAACAATAAAGAGGTATTATATTTAAGATGTTATCTTTCAATTCATTAATATCATCATAAAATTCAACTTCAATATTTCTACGCTGAAAATTGCATCGCATTTTTTCCATTAGATTAATATCCATACAAAACTCCTTAAAATAAATTTATTTATATTTATTAATGACCCCATAGAAATACCCCGAAATGAGTAAGCCAATTACATATAACGTTTCGGATTAGCGACGTTTCTCAACCTTAGAGCGAAGGTGTTCATGCCCTGCTAAGGGCTAATGTACAGAGTGTTCCGACGGACTTAGGTTGAGGAATGTGTGAGGGCATGCCCCATGAGGCTTTATGACCCTTGCCCGAACTTTATGCAAATCTTTTGTTATA contains:
- a CDS encoding alpha/beta hydrolase is translated as MKNNLNATIFCKIRIERIKNVFIGILVLSIIVLFIIPIIIISQSKQKVTYEGNLSENPLQHIYDANDFGLNVNEMKLTTDDGLKVWVSEVLTPNPKGIIIYLTGIRQPSVTYFYGHSKWMKDEGYASILLEVRGHGNSEGEEVCLGYKEVLDTKAVVDYIKGQEKYDNLPIIVHGVSMGGAVAINSFGSLKDIDGLIAMSAYSSFEDVVYDTMIEYNIPSFICEIEKLITSFYLTLVFGDEFKDMRPINQIGNMDNRPALLIACTGDSEVQAENMHRLLKVASSNCEWWLRDSWEHFIIKDCDFINMEQDKEYCDRILEFISTVTQQ
- a CDS encoding lactate utilization protein gives rise to the protein MDINLMEKMRCNFQRRNIEVEFYDDINELKDNILNIIPLYCSVGIGNSATLKKIGISEDLGSRGNIVYDKTKAKNQSEVTALKKKSLLSDWYILGSNAISVDGHIVNIDHSGNRVAALMYGPDNVIIVVGKNKITNTLEQAIFRTKNIASPQNAKRAGYNPPCVRLKKCIDCNSSERVCNYLVVIQGQYVSNRMKVFIVDEDLGF
- a CDS encoding NUDIX domain-containing protein, with product MYIVTNEWGYNLVRFIMLAEEDILENNNYTPLTGSLIVVKYKDKYMIGFNRYRKQWEIPGGAIEIGETARECVIRELEEETSQKIDEVEFIGLAKIFDNNKKKIKYQALFYKEIDKIAPFQENAEMKEIMLWNLKDDIGRFDEVDKYIMQFCVDTRKTGKMVSSQTSSNNTFAQGSGEGQKA
- a CDS encoding cupin domain-containing protein; its protein translation is MAKVFSDSNVEYFRKEREIPEYCWSSISNINERVQSKNLKFNIRILEPGKYSYPYHSHRNAEEMLKSLKVKHY
- a CDS encoding GNAT family N-acetyltransferase, with product MKEINIREIKATDYKDIYLLNKEFNPKYNLYHEDKVQKRIELILSNTKDIIFVSELNGEVIGYIHGSPYELLFSDSLINILGFIVKEKYRNKGIGSILIDSLECWAKSNKFSGIKLLTHPSRIDAHRFYERQGYIYTKDQKNYIKSFT
- a CDS encoding NUDIX domain-containing protein; the encoded protein is MSEKTFGQKKLNEIYVERVGAYGVGFDENGKIPVAMTHLYNRKEGYFLLGGGIEGDEKHSECIKRECLEEAGLSVTPKNFVCKGDYYHFIEQTKTSFHGIGYFYYMEINKVVSKPTEPDHFLVWLTIDEIREKLFLPHQIWAVEEIYKTFML
- a CDS encoding XAC2610-related protein is translated as MTIVDANFDGNLDFYYIDNRGNANYYCRFWIWDIQTESFVESYELNELSIPQFYEETKIVSAFWRDSAVSSETRYYKYIDSKLTSIRYFDIGYPFENEYGEHLHTLRVEDFIDGELVEVFNKDTLVTEEFSGEIYDEFFRWWDLNYYGE
- a CDS encoding cupin domain-containing protein, with the protein product MRTPEGIQSVKAGDVIFFEMGPDGAHQLKNNGTEPCKYVDIRTDLGMDVCDYPDSGKVNILPDFELYETENQVDYFHGEEKIKDIW
- a CDS encoding NAD(P)-dependent alcohol dehydrogenase — protein: MKAVICTKYGSPEVLQIKEVEKPKPKDNEVLIKVYATTAHIGDTRIRRVDPFYVRFIFGLLKPNKNLILGMEISGIIESVGKDVRSFKKGDEVFALTGLGLGGYAEYRCLPEKVKEGTQERKGLVALKPENLSYGEAAAIPAGGLTALKNLQKANIRKGQKILINGASGSLGTYAIQLAKYYGAEVTAVCSAKNFELVKSIGADKIIDYTKEDFTKKQDKYDIIYDAVMKSKPSKCRKILKGNGVFLNNSRLPKIKEEDLLFLKDLIEGNKLKPVLDRTYSINEIVEAHRYVDKGHKKGNVVIKVNNE
- a CDS encoding DUF362 domain-containing protein, whose product is MARPPIKNHPRTSTELILMIITYLSKHNVKCTIAESADGYLEQNVNEIGLREIVKKYKVKLIDLDFEEVEPITVGDETHYIPKCFNMYDLRIAIPVASKRLNAKYSNNVKLFVGAVPRKFYQIGRSVTWRPRIHLDLHKSVANIYSAIQNYSPFDFFINGGLSMDEVKGEFNIPEILVGNDGIELDLYVLKKYFDIEIPEYLMILST